A single Anopheles funestus chromosome 2RL, idAnoFuneDA-416_04, whole genome shotgun sequence DNA region contains:
- the LOC125762857 gene encoding myogenesis-regulating glycosidase isoform X1: protein MHKSTTASGQHGTSRQGYGKLHKSGSSIEKENIPFVDSDHEDDCIGRRPATAAISSKSTVDQENDTMTESQENLARAYVARYQPSLAERRMQEKLTVSIDNSSNEGDLVEEAKDKAMELKLVDERARALRRNSISLPSLNVNELQRLAQQGQDGSESVIDSGSDSLSGETPITPETPTTPANFKPMLQFNDNSSSDEDDKPRGKNLFRTKRRSSIAPLPALRLNDKEMMSNDFDTHSVLSNQASITSVNSLASLLKEKMQNVPAIIRKKKRETKDYKLRVFVGMLFLIIVFLVGYAYVMYNQKLLAKSYFESIKFHKKTRNFRLLDGKGSELLTGVLGTSLNIEQPYNCLPKDLKDDGSVCYEWNSKARLYMNLAKSPGPPDIKCYSFQWESLLPDLYPTDCFDVSEERGFWYGGGLTNGIEYILGKATIPGGPFVTGDINTHQWGNALKRYFLNSRGVAIQVDDTTPLYVSVNTDSGRRLCLQGRNDKFAFVNRQTRYSELKYTICSGPDMKTLHNGLMQKSLWDGLTERDNDVIKSLLREPVWQIPASKQEDLTEIAIYNYTESIIALGYLRLGHILVNEFWQRTIGDFRLDSERFPTLDETVNILHRRGFRVSFMIQPFISTESSNFREAVAKKLLIYERESERSIPALTRYKSTTSAGVLDVTNNASIPWLAEQLKKISETVEIDSYFVDFGTAFNIPRYYQCSQTLVNPDEYKNYFMERFEGTLSIFGVSSAISVPRPPAFLSLPPVNSSWSGLQSIIPTMLSYGIIGFPFLMPGPVGGDFVLPTQQLKKMYSYYSFDLPPLPDKELYIRWLQLATFLPVLRFTHLPSEYRDDTVTTIAKELAEIRQRVLPLLERFSSIAMDEGLPIIRPLWMLDSTDVNCFSINDEFSIGDGMIVAPVLERGETVREVYLPQGVWKDGIDESLRKGSRWIHNYHVPQNKVAYFIKMPDNTRF, encoded by the exons ATGCACAAAAGCACTACAGCGAGTGGGCAACATGGCACGTCTCGTCAAGGGTATGGCAAGCTACACAAGTCTGGCAGTTCAATCGAGAAGGAGAACATCCCCTTTGTCGATTCGGATCACGAAGACGATTGCATCGGTCGGCGGCCCGCCACAGCAGCGATCAGTAGTAAGTCGACAGTTGACCAGGAGAACGACACTATGACAGAAAGCCAAGAAAACCTAGCTCGGGCCTATGTCGCCCGCTACCAGCCCAGTCTTGCCGAGCGTAGAATGCAGGAAAAGTTAACCGTTTCCatcgacaacagcagcaatgaAGG TGATTTGGTCGAGGAGGCGAAAGACAAAGCGATGGAGCTGAAATTGGTCGACGAGCGGGCGAGAGCATTGCGCCGAAATTCGATTTCCTTACCAAGTTTGAACGTTAATGAGCTGCAAAGATTGGCACAGCAAGGCCAGGATGGTTCGGAATCG GTTATCGATTCCGGATCCGACTCCCTGTCCGGTGAGACTCCGATTACACCAGAAACTCCCACCACACCGGCGAACTTTAAACCTATGCTACAATTTAATGATAATAGCAGCAGCGACGAGGATGATAAACCACGAGGCAA AAATCTTTTCCGCACCAAACGACGTTCCTCAATTGCACCGCTGCCAGCCTTGCGGCTGAACGACAAAGAGATGATGTCGAACGACTTCGATACGCACAGCGTGCTGAGCAATCAGGCTTCGATTACCAGTGTCAATTCCTTGGCTAGCCtgttgaaggaaaaaatgcaG AATGTGCCCGCTATCATACGGAAGAAAAAGCGCGAAACTAAAGACTACAAGCTTCGCGTATTTGTCGGCATGCTGTTTCTTATCATCGTATTTTTG GTTGGCTACGCGTACGTCATGTACAACCAGAAGCTGTTGGCAAAGTCGTACTTCGAGAGCATTAAGTTTCATAAGAAAACGCGCAACTTTCGGCTGCTCGATGGTAAGGGTTCGGAGCTGCTGACAGGTGTGCTGGGGACGTCGTTGAATATCGAGCAACCGTACAACTGTTTGCCGAAGGATCTGAAGGACGATGGTAGTGTGTGCTATGAGTGGAACTCTAAGGCACGGTTGTACATGAATCTGGCCAAATCTCCCGGACCGCCGGACATTAAATGCTACTCGTTTCAATGGGAATCCCTACTGCCCGATCTGTATCCGACCGATTGTTTCGATGTTTCGGAGGAGCGTGGATTTTGGTACGGAGGAGGTCTAACCAACGGCATTGAATACATTCTCGGCAAGGCAACGATCCCTGGTGGACCGTTTGTAACGGGTGACATCAATACACATCAGTGGGGTAATGCGTTGAAGCGCTATTTCCTAAACTCGCGCGGAGTTGCCATTCAGGTGGACGACACAACGCCACTGTACGTAAGCGTAAACACTGACTCGGGGCGACGTTTGTGCTTGCAAGGTAGAAATGATAAGTTTGCATTTGTAAATCGTCAGACCCGATATTCGGAACTGAAGTACACTATCTGTTCGGGTCCGGATATGAAAACGCTCCACAACGGCCTGATGCAGAAAAGCCTTTGGGATGGATTGACCGAGCGGGACAATGATGTGATTAAATCGTTGCTACGCGAACCAGTCTGGCAGATACCGGCCTCCAAGCAGGAAGATCTCACCGAAATAGCGATCTACAACTACACGGAAAGCATCATAGCACTTGGATATCTACGCCTCGGACATATACTCGTGAATGAGTTTTGGCAGCGAACTATCGGTGACTTTCGTCTAGACTCGGAACGTTTCCCAACGCTGGACGAAACGGTAAACATTCTGCATCGTCGCGGGTTCCGTGTGTCGTTCATGATACAACCATTTATCAGCACCGAAAGCAGCAACTTCCGTGAGGCGGTCGCGAAAAAGCTGCTTATATACGAGCGAGAATCCGAGCGTAGCATTCCGGCACTGACGCGATACAAAAGCACAACAAGTGCCGGTGTACTGGATGTAACGAACAATGCGTCGATTCCCTGGCTTGCGGAACAGCTGAAGAAGATCTCCGAGACGGTGGAGATTGATTCGTACTTTGTAGACTTTGGCACTGCCTTTAACATTCCGCGCTATTACCAGTGCTCCCAAACGCTGGTCAATCCGGACGAGTACAAAAACTACTTCATGGAACGGTTCGAGGGTACGCTGAGCATCTTTGGTGTATCGAGCGCAATCTCCGTGCCGCGTCCACCAGCGTTCCTGAGCTTACCGCCGGTAAACAGCTCGTGGAGTGGTTTGCAAAGCATCATTCCAACGATGCTTTCGTACGGTATAATAGGCTTCCCGTTTCTAATGCCCGGTCCGGTGGGTGGAGATTTTGTGCTACCCACTCAGCAGTTGAAAAAGATGTACTCCTACTATTCGTTCGATCTGCCACCGCTACCCGATAAGGAGCTGTACATTCGATGGCTTCAACTTGCCACCTTTTTACCTGTATTGCGCTTTACACATCTACCTTCGGAGTATCGGGACGATACGGTAACGACCATAGCGAAAGAATTGGCTGAAATACGACAGCGAGTGCTTCCGTTGCTGGAACGCTTTTCGAGCATTGCCATGGATGAAGGGTTACCCATTATACGTCCACTCTGGATGCTGGATTCGACGGATGTTAACTGTTTCTCGATCAACGATGAGTTTTCGATCGGAGATGGGATGATTGTGGCACCCGTACTCGAACGTGGTGAGACAGTTCGTGAAG TTTATCTACCACAGGGCGTTTGGAAGGACGGTATCGATGAGTCGTTGCGAAAGGGAAGCCGCTGGATCCACAACTATCACGTACCGCAGAATAAGGTGGCCTATTTCATAAAGATGCCCGACAACACACGCTTTTAG
- the LOC125762857 gene encoding myogenesis-regulating glycosidase isoform X5, translating to MMSNDFDTHSVLSNQASITSVNSLASLLKEKMQNVPAIIRKKKRETKDYKLRVFVGMLFLIIVFLVGYAYVMYNQKLLAKSYFESIKFHKKTRNFRLLDGKGSELLTGVLGTSLNIEQPYNCLPKDLKDDGSVCYEWNSKARLYMNLAKSPGPPDIKCYSFQWESLLPDLYPTDCFDVSEERGFWYGGGLTNGIEYILGKATIPGGPFVTGDINTHQWGNALKRYFLNSRGVAIQVDDTTPLYVSVNTDSGRRLCLQGRNDKFAFVNRQTRYSELKYTICSGPDMKTLHNGLMQKSLWDGLTERDNDVIKSLLREPVWQIPASKQEDLTEIAIYNYTESIIALGYLRLGHILVNEFWQRTIGDFRLDSERFPTLDETVNILHRRGFRVSFMIQPFISTESSNFREAVAKKLLIYERESERSIPALTRYKSTTSAGVLDVTNNASIPWLAEQLKKISETVEIDSYFVDFGTAFNIPRYYQCSQTLVNPDEYKNYFMERFEGTLSIFGVSSAISVPRPPAFLSLPPVNSSWSGLQSIIPTMLSYGIIGFPFLMPGPVGGDFVLPTQQLKKMYSYYSFDLPPLPDKELYIRWLQLATFLPVLRFTHLPSEYRDDTVTTIAKELAEIRQRVLPLLERFSSIAMDEGLPIIRPLWMLDSTDVNCFSINDEFSIGDGMIVAPVLERGETVREVYLPQGVWKDGIDESLRKGSRWIHNYHVPQNKVAYFIKMPDNTRF from the exons ATGATGTCGAACGACTTCGATACGCACAGCGTGCTGAGCAATCAGGCTTCGATTACCAGTGTCAATTCCTTGGCTAGCCtgttgaaggaaaaaatgcaG AATGTGCCCGCTATCATACGGAAGAAAAAGCGCGAAACTAAAGACTACAAGCTTCGCGTATTTGTCGGCATGCTGTTTCTTATCATCGTATTTTTG GTTGGCTACGCGTACGTCATGTACAACCAGAAGCTGTTGGCAAAGTCGTACTTCGAGAGCATTAAGTTTCATAAGAAAACGCGCAACTTTCGGCTGCTCGATGGTAAGGGTTCGGAGCTGCTGACAGGTGTGCTGGGGACGTCGTTGAATATCGAGCAACCGTACAACTGTTTGCCGAAGGATCTGAAGGACGATGGTAGTGTGTGCTATGAGTGGAACTCTAAGGCACGGTTGTACATGAATCTGGCCAAATCTCCCGGACCGCCGGACATTAAATGCTACTCGTTTCAATGGGAATCCCTACTGCCCGATCTGTATCCGACCGATTGTTTCGATGTTTCGGAGGAGCGTGGATTTTGGTACGGAGGAGGTCTAACCAACGGCATTGAATACATTCTCGGCAAGGCAACGATCCCTGGTGGACCGTTTGTAACGGGTGACATCAATACACATCAGTGGGGTAATGCGTTGAAGCGCTATTTCCTAAACTCGCGCGGAGTTGCCATTCAGGTGGACGACACAACGCCACTGTACGTAAGCGTAAACACTGACTCGGGGCGACGTTTGTGCTTGCAAGGTAGAAATGATAAGTTTGCATTTGTAAATCGTCAGACCCGATATTCGGAACTGAAGTACACTATCTGTTCGGGTCCGGATATGAAAACGCTCCACAACGGCCTGATGCAGAAAAGCCTTTGGGATGGATTGACCGAGCGGGACAATGATGTGATTAAATCGTTGCTACGCGAACCAGTCTGGCAGATACCGGCCTCCAAGCAGGAAGATCTCACCGAAATAGCGATCTACAACTACACGGAAAGCATCATAGCACTTGGATATCTACGCCTCGGACATATACTCGTGAATGAGTTTTGGCAGCGAACTATCGGTGACTTTCGTCTAGACTCGGAACGTTTCCCAACGCTGGACGAAACGGTAAACATTCTGCATCGTCGCGGGTTCCGTGTGTCGTTCATGATACAACCATTTATCAGCACCGAAAGCAGCAACTTCCGTGAGGCGGTCGCGAAAAAGCTGCTTATATACGAGCGAGAATCCGAGCGTAGCATTCCGGCACTGACGCGATACAAAAGCACAACAAGTGCCGGTGTACTGGATGTAACGAACAATGCGTCGATTCCCTGGCTTGCGGAACAGCTGAAGAAGATCTCCGAGACGGTGGAGATTGATTCGTACTTTGTAGACTTTGGCACTGCCTTTAACATTCCGCGCTATTACCAGTGCTCCCAAACGCTGGTCAATCCGGACGAGTACAAAAACTACTTCATGGAACGGTTCGAGGGTACGCTGAGCATCTTTGGTGTATCGAGCGCAATCTCCGTGCCGCGTCCACCAGCGTTCCTGAGCTTACCGCCGGTAAACAGCTCGTGGAGTGGTTTGCAAAGCATCATTCCAACGATGCTTTCGTACGGTATAATAGGCTTCCCGTTTCTAATGCCCGGTCCGGTGGGTGGAGATTTTGTGCTACCCACTCAGCAGTTGAAAAAGATGTACTCCTACTATTCGTTCGATCTGCCACCGCTACCCGATAAGGAGCTGTACATTCGATGGCTTCAACTTGCCACCTTTTTACCTGTATTGCGCTTTACACATCTACCTTCGGAGTATCGGGACGATACGGTAACGACCATAGCGAAAGAATTGGCTGAAATACGACAGCGAGTGCTTCCGTTGCTGGAACGCTTTTCGAGCATTGCCATGGATGAAGGGTTACCCATTATACGTCCACTCTGGATGCTGGATTCGACGGATGTTAACTGTTTCTCGATCAACGATGAGTTTTCGATCGGAGATGGGATGATTGTGGCACCCGTACTCGAACGTGGTGAGACAGTTCGTGAAG TTTATCTACCACAGGGCGTTTGGAAGGACGGTATCGATGAGTCGTTGCGAAAGGGAAGCCGCTGGATCCACAACTATCACGTACCGCAGAATAAGGTGGCCTATTTCATAAAGATGCCCGACAACACACGCTTTTAG
- the LOC125762857 gene encoding myogenesis-regulating glycosidase isoform X4: MLGLKGKAEASIEELDKAVPSSDKEINSNAPLVDFDLDHSYSTSDRSAACRSRKVSVCYVDRGKRSSIQSLLGWQMLRKNVPAIIRKKKRETKDYKLRVFVGMLFLIIVFLVGYAYVMYNQKLLAKSYFESIKFHKKTRNFRLLDGKGSELLTGVLGTSLNIEQPYNCLPKDLKDDGSVCYEWNSKARLYMNLAKSPGPPDIKCYSFQWESLLPDLYPTDCFDVSEERGFWYGGGLTNGIEYILGKATIPGGPFVTGDINTHQWGNALKRYFLNSRGVAIQVDDTTPLYVSVNTDSGRRLCLQGRNDKFAFVNRQTRYSELKYTICSGPDMKTLHNGLMQKSLWDGLTERDNDVIKSLLREPVWQIPASKQEDLTEIAIYNYTESIIALGYLRLGHILVNEFWQRTIGDFRLDSERFPTLDETVNILHRRGFRVSFMIQPFISTESSNFREAVAKKLLIYERESERSIPALTRYKSTTSAGVLDVTNNASIPWLAEQLKKISETVEIDSYFVDFGTAFNIPRYYQCSQTLVNPDEYKNYFMERFEGTLSIFGVSSAISVPRPPAFLSLPPVNSSWSGLQSIIPTMLSYGIIGFPFLMPGPVGGDFVLPTQQLKKMYSYYSFDLPPLPDKELYIRWLQLATFLPVLRFTHLPSEYRDDTVTTIAKELAEIRQRVLPLLERFSSIAMDEGLPIIRPLWMLDSTDVNCFSINDEFSIGDGMIVAPVLERGETVREVYLPQGVWKDGIDESLRKGSRWIHNYHVPQNKVAYFIKMPDNTRF, encoded by the exons ATGTTAGGACTAAAAGGAAAAGCGGAAGCTTCTATCGAAGAGCTCGATAAAGCAGTTCCTTCGTCtgataaagaaattaattctAACGCTCCATTGGTAGACTTCGATTTGGACCACTCTTACTCCACGTCGGATCGTAGCGCAGCTTGCCGATCGCGCAAGGTTTCAGTCTGTTACGTAGATCGTGGAAAGCGATCGAGCATTCAATCCCTCCTAGGATGGCAGATGTTAAGAAAG AATGTGCCCGCTATCATACGGAAGAAAAAGCGCGAAACTAAAGACTACAAGCTTCGCGTATTTGTCGGCATGCTGTTTCTTATCATCGTATTTTTG GTTGGCTACGCGTACGTCATGTACAACCAGAAGCTGTTGGCAAAGTCGTACTTCGAGAGCATTAAGTTTCATAAGAAAACGCGCAACTTTCGGCTGCTCGATGGTAAGGGTTCGGAGCTGCTGACAGGTGTGCTGGGGACGTCGTTGAATATCGAGCAACCGTACAACTGTTTGCCGAAGGATCTGAAGGACGATGGTAGTGTGTGCTATGAGTGGAACTCTAAGGCACGGTTGTACATGAATCTGGCCAAATCTCCCGGACCGCCGGACATTAAATGCTACTCGTTTCAATGGGAATCCCTACTGCCCGATCTGTATCCGACCGATTGTTTCGATGTTTCGGAGGAGCGTGGATTTTGGTACGGAGGAGGTCTAACCAACGGCATTGAATACATTCTCGGCAAGGCAACGATCCCTGGTGGACCGTTTGTAACGGGTGACATCAATACACATCAGTGGGGTAATGCGTTGAAGCGCTATTTCCTAAACTCGCGCGGAGTTGCCATTCAGGTGGACGACACAACGCCACTGTACGTAAGCGTAAACACTGACTCGGGGCGACGTTTGTGCTTGCAAGGTAGAAATGATAAGTTTGCATTTGTAAATCGTCAGACCCGATATTCGGAACTGAAGTACACTATCTGTTCGGGTCCGGATATGAAAACGCTCCACAACGGCCTGATGCAGAAAAGCCTTTGGGATGGATTGACCGAGCGGGACAATGATGTGATTAAATCGTTGCTACGCGAACCAGTCTGGCAGATACCGGCCTCCAAGCAGGAAGATCTCACCGAAATAGCGATCTACAACTACACGGAAAGCATCATAGCACTTGGATATCTACGCCTCGGACATATACTCGTGAATGAGTTTTGGCAGCGAACTATCGGTGACTTTCGTCTAGACTCGGAACGTTTCCCAACGCTGGACGAAACGGTAAACATTCTGCATCGTCGCGGGTTCCGTGTGTCGTTCATGATACAACCATTTATCAGCACCGAAAGCAGCAACTTCCGTGAGGCGGTCGCGAAAAAGCTGCTTATATACGAGCGAGAATCCGAGCGTAGCATTCCGGCACTGACGCGATACAAAAGCACAACAAGTGCCGGTGTACTGGATGTAACGAACAATGCGTCGATTCCCTGGCTTGCGGAACAGCTGAAGAAGATCTCCGAGACGGTGGAGATTGATTCGTACTTTGTAGACTTTGGCACTGCCTTTAACATTCCGCGCTATTACCAGTGCTCCCAAACGCTGGTCAATCCGGACGAGTACAAAAACTACTTCATGGAACGGTTCGAGGGTACGCTGAGCATCTTTGGTGTATCGAGCGCAATCTCCGTGCCGCGTCCACCAGCGTTCCTGAGCTTACCGCCGGTAAACAGCTCGTGGAGTGGTTTGCAAAGCATCATTCCAACGATGCTTTCGTACGGTATAATAGGCTTCCCGTTTCTAATGCCCGGTCCGGTGGGTGGAGATTTTGTGCTACCCACTCAGCAGTTGAAAAAGATGTACTCCTACTATTCGTTCGATCTGCCACCGCTACCCGATAAGGAGCTGTACATTCGATGGCTTCAACTTGCCACCTTTTTACCTGTATTGCGCTTTACACATCTACCTTCGGAGTATCGGGACGATACGGTAACGACCATAGCGAAAGAATTGGCTGAAATACGACAGCGAGTGCTTCCGTTGCTGGAACGCTTTTCGAGCATTGCCATGGATGAAGGGTTACCCATTATACGTCCACTCTGGATGCTGGATTCGACGGATGTTAACTGTTTCTCGATCAACGATGAGTTTTCGATCGGAGATGGGATGATTGTGGCACCCGTACTCGAACGTGGTGAGACAGTTCGTGAAG TTTATCTACCACAGGGCGTTTGGAAGGACGGTATCGATGAGTCGTTGCGAAAGGGAAGCCGCTGGATCCACAACTATCACGTACCGCAGAATAAGGTGGCCTATTTCATAAAGATGCCCGACAACACACGCTTTTAG
- the LOC125762857 gene encoding myogenesis-regulating glycosidase isoform X2: protein MLDPCSVQCNCAMEELVPVVDPKYATFSHFGQGGNLFRTKRRSSIAPLPALRLNDKEMMSNDFDTHSVLSNQASITSVNSLASLLKEKMQNVPAIIRKKKRETKDYKLRVFVGMLFLIIVFLVGYAYVMYNQKLLAKSYFESIKFHKKTRNFRLLDGKGSELLTGVLGTSLNIEQPYNCLPKDLKDDGSVCYEWNSKARLYMNLAKSPGPPDIKCYSFQWESLLPDLYPTDCFDVSEERGFWYGGGLTNGIEYILGKATIPGGPFVTGDINTHQWGNALKRYFLNSRGVAIQVDDTTPLYVSVNTDSGRRLCLQGRNDKFAFVNRQTRYSELKYTICSGPDMKTLHNGLMQKSLWDGLTERDNDVIKSLLREPVWQIPASKQEDLTEIAIYNYTESIIALGYLRLGHILVNEFWQRTIGDFRLDSERFPTLDETVNILHRRGFRVSFMIQPFISTESSNFREAVAKKLLIYERESERSIPALTRYKSTTSAGVLDVTNNASIPWLAEQLKKISETVEIDSYFVDFGTAFNIPRYYQCSQTLVNPDEYKNYFMERFEGTLSIFGVSSAISVPRPPAFLSLPPVNSSWSGLQSIIPTMLSYGIIGFPFLMPGPVGGDFVLPTQQLKKMYSYYSFDLPPLPDKELYIRWLQLATFLPVLRFTHLPSEYRDDTVTTIAKELAEIRQRVLPLLERFSSIAMDEGLPIIRPLWMLDSTDVNCFSINDEFSIGDGMIVAPVLERGETVREVYLPQGVWKDGIDESLRKGSRWIHNYHVPQNKVAYFIKMPDNTRF from the exons ATGCTCGATCCGTGTTCGGTGCAGTGCAATTGTGCAATGGAAGAGCTTGTTCCAGTGGTTGATCCAAAGTATGCCACCTTTAGTCACTTCGGTCAAGGCGG AAATCTTTTCCGCACCAAACGACGTTCCTCAATTGCACCGCTGCCAGCCTTGCGGCTGAACGACAAAGAGATGATGTCGAACGACTTCGATACGCACAGCGTGCTGAGCAATCAGGCTTCGATTACCAGTGTCAATTCCTTGGCTAGCCtgttgaaggaaaaaatgcaG AATGTGCCCGCTATCATACGGAAGAAAAAGCGCGAAACTAAAGACTACAAGCTTCGCGTATTTGTCGGCATGCTGTTTCTTATCATCGTATTTTTG GTTGGCTACGCGTACGTCATGTACAACCAGAAGCTGTTGGCAAAGTCGTACTTCGAGAGCATTAAGTTTCATAAGAAAACGCGCAACTTTCGGCTGCTCGATGGTAAGGGTTCGGAGCTGCTGACAGGTGTGCTGGGGACGTCGTTGAATATCGAGCAACCGTACAACTGTTTGCCGAAGGATCTGAAGGACGATGGTAGTGTGTGCTATGAGTGGAACTCTAAGGCACGGTTGTACATGAATCTGGCCAAATCTCCCGGACCGCCGGACATTAAATGCTACTCGTTTCAATGGGAATCCCTACTGCCCGATCTGTATCCGACCGATTGTTTCGATGTTTCGGAGGAGCGTGGATTTTGGTACGGAGGAGGTCTAACCAACGGCATTGAATACATTCTCGGCAAGGCAACGATCCCTGGTGGACCGTTTGTAACGGGTGACATCAATACACATCAGTGGGGTAATGCGTTGAAGCGCTATTTCCTAAACTCGCGCGGAGTTGCCATTCAGGTGGACGACACAACGCCACTGTACGTAAGCGTAAACACTGACTCGGGGCGACGTTTGTGCTTGCAAGGTAGAAATGATAAGTTTGCATTTGTAAATCGTCAGACCCGATATTCGGAACTGAAGTACACTATCTGTTCGGGTCCGGATATGAAAACGCTCCACAACGGCCTGATGCAGAAAAGCCTTTGGGATGGATTGACCGAGCGGGACAATGATGTGATTAAATCGTTGCTACGCGAACCAGTCTGGCAGATACCGGCCTCCAAGCAGGAAGATCTCACCGAAATAGCGATCTACAACTACACGGAAAGCATCATAGCACTTGGATATCTACGCCTCGGACATATACTCGTGAATGAGTTTTGGCAGCGAACTATCGGTGACTTTCGTCTAGACTCGGAACGTTTCCCAACGCTGGACGAAACGGTAAACATTCTGCATCGTCGCGGGTTCCGTGTGTCGTTCATGATACAACCATTTATCAGCACCGAAAGCAGCAACTTCCGTGAGGCGGTCGCGAAAAAGCTGCTTATATACGAGCGAGAATCCGAGCGTAGCATTCCGGCACTGACGCGATACAAAAGCACAACAAGTGCCGGTGTACTGGATGTAACGAACAATGCGTCGATTCCCTGGCTTGCGGAACAGCTGAAGAAGATCTCCGAGACGGTGGAGATTGATTCGTACTTTGTAGACTTTGGCACTGCCTTTAACATTCCGCGCTATTACCAGTGCTCCCAAACGCTGGTCAATCCGGACGAGTACAAAAACTACTTCATGGAACGGTTCGAGGGTACGCTGAGCATCTTTGGTGTATCGAGCGCAATCTCCGTGCCGCGTCCACCAGCGTTCCTGAGCTTACCGCCGGTAAACAGCTCGTGGAGTGGTTTGCAAAGCATCATTCCAACGATGCTTTCGTACGGTATAATAGGCTTCCCGTTTCTAATGCCCGGTCCGGTGGGTGGAGATTTTGTGCTACCCACTCAGCAGTTGAAAAAGATGTACTCCTACTATTCGTTCGATCTGCCACCGCTACCCGATAAGGAGCTGTACATTCGATGGCTTCAACTTGCCACCTTTTTACCTGTATTGCGCTTTACACATCTACCTTCGGAGTATCGGGACGATACGGTAACGACCATAGCGAAAGAATTGGCTGAAATACGACAGCGAGTGCTTCCGTTGCTGGAACGCTTTTCGAGCATTGCCATGGATGAAGGGTTACCCATTATACGTCCACTCTGGATGCTGGATTCGACGGATGTTAACTGTTTCTCGATCAACGATGAGTTTTCGATCGGAGATGGGATGATTGTGGCACCCGTACTCGAACGTGGTGAGACAGTTCGTGAAG TTTATCTACCACAGGGCGTTTGGAAGGACGGTATCGATGAGTCGTTGCGAAAGGGAAGCCGCTGGATCCACAACTATCACGTACCGCAGAATAAGGTGGCCTATTTCATAAAGATGCCCGACAACACACGCTTTTAG